Proteins encoded in a region of the Sander lucioperca isolate FBNREF2018 chromosome 4, SLUC_FBN_1.2, whole genome shotgun sequence genome:
- the coro2a gene encoding coronin-2A isoform X1: MTVSKMTWRPQYRSSKFRHVFGKAATKESCYDGVPITRSVQDNNFCAVNPRFLAVITECAGGGAFLVLSINHTGKVDPLHPRISGHRGNVLDVKWNPFNDFCIASCSEDTTVKVWEIPPHGVLKNLTSPWKELQGHSRRVGLIEWHPTANNILFSTAYDFQVMIWNLDCPEQVMKNPVRTISHHTDVVLSMSFNTDGSLLATTCKDRKVRLIESRSGNLLQEANCKKHKASKVLFLGNMKMLFTSGTSRWNDRQFALWDQDDLSVPLLEENLDGSSGVLFPFYDPDTHMLYLAGKGDGNMRYYEISSEKPYIHYLTEYRSNLPQKGMGVMPKRGLDVSSCEVFRFYKLVTIKSLIEPLSMIVPRRSESYQEDIYPMTAGNKPALTAEEWLSGIDKGPVLMSLKPGCQVAESYSEMSKGLGNSLDTRRSHSRPGALQLAYIQDQLGTKDGKEDSGNTEDDRSRTPVSNGEDLALCSPPRTENELRLKFHKQQEEIRRLRELLNQRDVRVKQLELEIKNIKNSQSHQSSP; this comes from the exons aTGACATGGCGTCCTCAGTACCGCAGCTCCAAGTTCCGCCACGTGTTTGGTAAGGCCGCCACCAAGGAGAGCTGCTATGATGGTGTGCCAATCACACGCAGCGTCCAGGACAACAACTTCTGTGCTGTCAACCCACGTTTCCTGGCAGTCATCACTGAGTGTGCAGGGGGAGGGGCCTTCCTGGTCCTCTCTATCAATCAT ACAGGTAAAGTGGATCCTCTCCACCCCCGAATATCGGGCCACAGAGGCAACGTGTTAGACGTCAAATGGAATCCCTTCAACGACTTCTGCATTGCCTCCTGCTCTGAGGACACCACG gtGAAAGTGTGGGAAATCCCTCCTCATGGTGTGCTGAAGAACCTCACATCACCATGGAAGGAGCTTCAGGGTCACAGCCGCAGAGTGGGCCTCATTGAGTGGCATCCGACTGCTAACAACATTCTCTTCAGTACAGCCTATGACTTCcag GTGATGATCTGGAACCTAGACTGTCCAGAGCAGGTCATGAAGAACCCCGTGCGGACAATCAGCCACCACACAGACGTCGTTCTCTCCATGTCTTTCAACACAGACGGCAGCCTCCTCGCCACCACCTGCAAGGACAGGAAGGTCCGACTCATAGAGTCACGCTCAGGAAACCTACTACAg GAAGCCAACTGCAAGAAGCACAAAGCCAGCAAGGTGCTGTTCCTGGGTAACATGAAGATGCTCTTCACATCAGGCACTTCACGTTGGAACGACCGACAGTTTGCTCTGTGGGATCAG gaCGATCTGTCTGTGCCTTTGTTAGAAGAGAACCTGGATGGTTCGTCTGGAGTCCTTTTTCCTTTCTACgaccctgacacacacatgctgtaccTTGCGGGGAAG GGTGACGGAAATATGAGGTACTATGAGATCAGCTCAGAAAAACCGTATATCCACTACCTAACAGAGTACCGCTCAAACCTACCTCAGAAAGGAATGG GCGTGATGCCAAAGAGAGGTCTGGATGTGAGCTCCTGTGAGGTGTTCAGGTTCTACAAACTGGTGACAATCAAGAGTCTCATTGAGCCTCTTTCCATGATCGTACCCCGCAGG tCGGAGTCATACCAAGAAGACATCTATCCAATGACGGCTGGTAACAAGCCTGCTTTGACTGCAGAGGAGTGGCTCAGCGGCATAGATAAAg gTCCAGTGCTGATGTCTCTGAAGCCAGGTTGTCAAGTAGCAGAGTCGTACTCAGAGATGAGCAAGGGACTGGGAAACTCACTAGACACTCGCAGGTCTCACAGCAGACCAGGCGCCCTGCAACTGGCATACATTCAGGACCAACTGGGAACCAAAGATGGCAAGGAGGACAGCGGTAATACGGAGGACGACAGGAGTCGGACTCCTGTCAGCAACGGAGAAGACCTCGCGCTTTGCTCTCCGCCCAGGACTGAGAATGAG CTGCGTCTGAAGTTCCACAAGCAGCAGGAGGAAATCCGACGGTTGAGGGAGCTCCTCAACCAGAGGGACGTGCGCGTCAAACAGCTGGAGCTGGAGATTAAGAACATCAAAAACTCCCAATCTCACCAGAGCTCACCTTAA
- the coro2a gene encoding coronin-2A isoform X2, with the protein MTWRPQYRSSKFRHVFGKAATKESCYDGVPITRSVQDNNFCAVNPRFLAVITECAGGGAFLVLSINHTGKVDPLHPRISGHRGNVLDVKWNPFNDFCIASCSEDTTVKVWEIPPHGVLKNLTSPWKELQGHSRRVGLIEWHPTANNILFSTAYDFQVMIWNLDCPEQVMKNPVRTISHHTDVVLSMSFNTDGSLLATTCKDRKVRLIESRSGNLLQEANCKKHKASKVLFLGNMKMLFTSGTSRWNDRQFALWDQDDLSVPLLEENLDGSSGVLFPFYDPDTHMLYLAGKGDGNMRYYEISSEKPYIHYLTEYRSNLPQKGMGVMPKRGLDVSSCEVFRFYKLVTIKSLIEPLSMIVPRRSESYQEDIYPMTAGNKPALTAEEWLSGIDKGPVLMSLKPGCQVAESYSEMSKGLGNSLDTRRSHSRPGALQLAYIQDQLGTKDGKEDSGNTEDDRSRTPVSNGEDLALCSPPRTENELRLKFHKQQEEIRRLRELLNQRDVRVKQLELEIKNIKNSQSHQSSP; encoded by the exons aTGACATGGCGTCCTCAGTACCGCAGCTCCAAGTTCCGCCACGTGTTTGGTAAGGCCGCCACCAAGGAGAGCTGCTATGATGGTGTGCCAATCACACGCAGCGTCCAGGACAACAACTTCTGTGCTGTCAACCCACGTTTCCTGGCAGTCATCACTGAGTGTGCAGGGGGAGGGGCCTTCCTGGTCCTCTCTATCAATCAT ACAGGTAAAGTGGATCCTCTCCACCCCCGAATATCGGGCCACAGAGGCAACGTGTTAGACGTCAAATGGAATCCCTTCAACGACTTCTGCATTGCCTCCTGCTCTGAGGACACCACG gtGAAAGTGTGGGAAATCCCTCCTCATGGTGTGCTGAAGAACCTCACATCACCATGGAAGGAGCTTCAGGGTCACAGCCGCAGAGTGGGCCTCATTGAGTGGCATCCGACTGCTAACAACATTCTCTTCAGTACAGCCTATGACTTCcag GTGATGATCTGGAACCTAGACTGTCCAGAGCAGGTCATGAAGAACCCCGTGCGGACAATCAGCCACCACACAGACGTCGTTCTCTCCATGTCTTTCAACACAGACGGCAGCCTCCTCGCCACCACCTGCAAGGACAGGAAGGTCCGACTCATAGAGTCACGCTCAGGAAACCTACTACAg GAAGCCAACTGCAAGAAGCACAAAGCCAGCAAGGTGCTGTTCCTGGGTAACATGAAGATGCTCTTCACATCAGGCACTTCACGTTGGAACGACCGACAGTTTGCTCTGTGGGATCAG gaCGATCTGTCTGTGCCTTTGTTAGAAGAGAACCTGGATGGTTCGTCTGGAGTCCTTTTTCCTTTCTACgaccctgacacacacatgctgtaccTTGCGGGGAAG GGTGACGGAAATATGAGGTACTATGAGATCAGCTCAGAAAAACCGTATATCCACTACCTAACAGAGTACCGCTCAAACCTACCTCAGAAAGGAATGG GCGTGATGCCAAAGAGAGGTCTGGATGTGAGCTCCTGTGAGGTGTTCAGGTTCTACAAACTGGTGACAATCAAGAGTCTCATTGAGCCTCTTTCCATGATCGTACCCCGCAGG tCGGAGTCATACCAAGAAGACATCTATCCAATGACGGCTGGTAACAAGCCTGCTTTGACTGCAGAGGAGTGGCTCAGCGGCATAGATAAAg gTCCAGTGCTGATGTCTCTGAAGCCAGGTTGTCAAGTAGCAGAGTCGTACTCAGAGATGAGCAAGGGACTGGGAAACTCACTAGACACTCGCAGGTCTCACAGCAGACCAGGCGCCCTGCAACTGGCATACATTCAGGACCAACTGGGAACCAAAGATGGCAAGGAGGACAGCGGTAATACGGAGGACGACAGGAGTCGGACTCCTGTCAGCAACGGAGAAGACCTCGCGCTTTGCTCTCCGCCCAGGACTGAGAATGAG CTGCGTCTGAAGTTCCACAAGCAGCAGGAGGAAATCCGACGGTTGAGGGAGCTCCTCAACCAGAGGGACGTGCGCGTCAAACAGCTGGAGCTGGAGATTAAGAACATCAAAAACTCCCAATCTCACCAGAGCTCACCTTAA